A genomic window from Labeo rohita strain BAU-BD-2019 chromosome 6, IGBB_LRoh.1.0, whole genome shotgun sequence includes:
- the LOC127166347 gene encoding transmembrane protein 125, with translation MSELEDYSPPRGHLHPDPARIQQNLLEEQVELWWFSEPRKSLLCYCASVALILGCGLGGVGLLSTTTSLSSEWRLGAGTALCLLALAVLLKQLLSSAVQDMNCVRSRRRINMLKSGGLSDVLIMLITGISLLICGAVLLDVALSYHMPKPGKALNDMYISGMVMLVGGSFTVLAVGIYAAVVFLVERSGPGQRRWERTVGIFSISGQMQARRETASSLAHLI, from the coding sequence ATGTCAGAGCTGGAGGACTATTCCCCTCCTCGGGGCCACCTTCATCCTGACCCAGCTCGCATCCAGCAGAACCTCCTGGAGGAACAAGTGGAGCTCTGGTGGTTCAGCGAGCCTCGCAAATCCCTATTATGCTACTGCGCTTCAGTGGCCTTGATCTTAGGCTGCGGCCTGGGTGGCGTAGGCCTCCTTTCCACCACCACCAGCCTTTCCAGCGAATGGCGACTGGGCGCCGGAACTGCTCTTTGCCTTCTCGCTCTGGCCGTCCTCCTCAAGCAGCTGCTGAGTTCCGCCGTCCAGGACATGAACTGCGTGCGTAGCAGGCGCCGGATCAACATGCTAAAAAGCGGCGGTCTATCTGACGTCCTGATTATGTTGATCACGGGAATCTCTCTGCTCATTTGTGGAGCTGTCCTATTAGATGTGGCCCTGTCCTACCACATGCCTAAACCTGGGAAGGCACTGAATGACATGTATATATCCGGGATGGTGATGCTGGTGGGTGGGAGTTTTACAGTGTTAGCGGTCGGGATTTACGCCGCAGTCGTTTTCCTCGTAGAGAGGTCGGGACCGGGACAGAGACGGTGGGAGAGGACAGTGGGGATCTTCAGCATTTCAGGCCAGATGCAGGCAAGGAGAGAAACAGCTTCAAGTCTGGCTCATCTGATATAA